The following proteins come from a genomic window of Campylobacter sp. RM16189:
- the sodB gene encoding superoxide dismutase [Fe], with protein MFNLRKLPFDPKSNAVVSEETCSYHHGKHHQTYVTNLNNLIKGTEFENSGLYEILTKSSGSIFNNAAQVYNHDFYWDCIAKKSDMGDELKARLQKDLPNFKEEFLKSATTLFGSGWAWLVYSPKSDKLEIIQTNNAQTPVTVGLIPLLVVDVWEHAYYVDHRNARAAYLEKFYENINWDFVSTAYEWALKEGVNSVKFYIGELHSQGCGCGKGCGCH; from the coding sequence ATGTTTAATCTTAGAAAGCTTCCATTTGATCCTAAGTCAAATGCAGTTGTAAGTGAGGAGACCTGTAGTTACCATCACGGTAAGCACCATCAAACTTACGTAACAAACCTTAATAATCTTATTAAAGGTACCGAATTTGAAAATTCTGGACTATACGAAATTTTAACAAAGAGCTCAGGCAGTATATTTAATAATGCCGCTCAAGTTTATAACCATGATTTTTATTGGGATTGCATAGCTAAAAAGAGTGATATGGGCGATGAATTAAAAGCAAGATTGCAAAAAGATCTTCCGAATTTTAAAGAGGAATTCTTAAAATCGGCTACTACACTATTTGGTTCAGGATGGGCATGGCTAGTCTATAGTCCAAAATCTGATAAATTAGAGATAATACAAACCAATAACGCTCAAACACCTGTAACGGTGGGTCTGATACCTCTTTTAGTGGTGGATGTATGGGAGCATGCCTATTATGTAGATCATAGAAATGCAAGAGCTGCATATCTAGAGAAATTTTATGAAAATATTAACTGGGATTTTGTTTCTACAGCTTATGAGTGGGCATTAAAAGAAGGCGTAAATTCGGTTAAATTTTATATAGGCGAGCTTCATTCTCAAGGGTGCGGATGTGGAAAAGGATGTGGTTGCCACTGA